A portion of the Rhinolophus sinicus isolate RSC01 linkage group LG16, ASM3656204v1, whole genome shotgun sequence genome contains these proteins:
- the RFC5 gene encoding replication factor C subunit 5 isoform X2, giving the protein MVLELNASDDRGIDIVRGPILSFASTRTIFKKGFKLVILDEADAMTQDAQNALRRVIEKFTENTRFCLICNYLSKIIPALQSRCTRFRFGPLTPELMVPRLEHVIGEEKVDISEDGMKALVTLSSGDMRRALNILQSTNMAFGKVTEETVYTCTGHPLKSDIANILDWMLNQDFTTAYRNIMDLKTLKGLALHDILTEIHLFVHRVDFPSSVRIHLLTKMADIEYRLSVGTNEKIQLSSLIAAFQVTRDLIVTEA; this is encoded by the exons ATGGTCCTGGAG CTGAATGCTTCAGACGACCGAGGAATAGATATCGTTCGGGGACCAATCCTGAGCTTTGCTAGCACCAGGACAATATTCAA GAAAGGCTTCAAGCTAGTGATCCTGGATGAAGCTGATGCTATGACTCAGGACGCCCAGAATGCCTTGAGGAGAG TGATTGAGAAATTTACTGAAAATACCAGATTTTGCCTCATCTGTAACTATCTGTCAAAGATCATCCCGGCCTTGCAGTCCCGTTGTACAAGGTTCCGATTCGGTCCCCTGACTCCTGAACTCATGGTTCCCCGCCTGGAACATGTCATAGGAGAAGAGAA AGTTGATATAAGTGAAGACGGGATGAAAGCACTTGTGACTCTTTCCAGTGGAGATATGCGAAGAGCTTTGAACATTTTGCAG AGCACCAATATGGCCTTTGGGAAGGTGACAGAGGAGACTGTCTACACCTGCACAGGGCACCCGCTCAAGTCAGACATTGCCAACATTTTGGACTGGATGTTGAATCAAGACTTCACCACGGCCTACAGAA ATATTATGGACTTGAAAACTCTGAAGGGGTTGGCACTACATGATATCCTGACAGAGATACACTTGTTTGTGCATAGAG ttgACTTTCCATCTTCAGTTCGAATACATTTATTGACTAAAATGGCAGACATTGA GTACAGACTTTCTGTTGGCACCAATGAGAAGATTCAGCTGAGTTCCCTCATTGCCGCTTTTCAAGTCACCAGAGACCTGATTGTCACAGAGGCCTAG
- the RFC5 gene encoding replication factor C subunit 5 isoform X1: protein MEASAHKQQEQPAATKIRNLPWVEKYRPQALSDLISHQDILSTIQKFISEDRLPHLLLYGPPGTGKTSTILACAKQLYKDKEFGSMVLELNASDDRGIDIVRGPILSFASTRTIFKKGFKLVILDEADAMTQDAQNALRRVIEKFTENTRFCLICNYLSKIIPALQSRCTRFRFGPLTPELMVPRLEHVIGEEKVDISEDGMKALVTLSSGDMRRALNILQSTNMAFGKVTEETVYTCTGHPLKSDIANILDWMLNQDFTTAYRNIMDLKTLKGLALHDILTEIHLFVHRVDFPSSVRIHLLTKMADIEYRLSVGTNEKIQLSSLIAAFQVTRDLIVTEA, encoded by the exons ATGGAAGCCTCGGCGCACAAGCAGCAGGAGCAGCCCGCGGCGACCAAGATCAGGAACCTGCCCTG GGTTGAAAAATACCGGCCACAGGCACTGAGTGACCTCATTTCTCATCAGGACATTTTGAGTACCA TTCAAAAATTCATCAGTGAAGACCGACTGCCACACCTGCTTCTCTATGGTCCTCCGGGAACAGGAAAGACGTCCACCATCCTGGCCTGTGCTAAACAGCTATACAAAGACAAAGAATTCGGCTCCATGGTCCTGGAG CTGAATGCTTCAGACGACCGAGGAATAGATATCGTTCGGGGACCAATCCTGAGCTTTGCTAGCACCAGGACAATATTCAA GAAAGGCTTCAAGCTAGTGATCCTGGATGAAGCTGATGCTATGACTCAGGACGCCCAGAATGCCTTGAGGAGAG TGATTGAGAAATTTACTGAAAATACCAGATTTTGCCTCATCTGTAACTATCTGTCAAAGATCATCCCGGCCTTGCAGTCCCGTTGTACAAGGTTCCGATTCGGTCCCCTGACTCCTGAACTCATGGTTCCCCGCCTGGAACATGTCATAGGAGAAGAGAA AGTTGATATAAGTGAAGACGGGATGAAAGCACTTGTGACTCTTTCCAGTGGAGATATGCGAAGAGCTTTGAACATTTTGCAG AGCACCAATATGGCCTTTGGGAAGGTGACAGAGGAGACTGTCTACACCTGCACAGGGCACCCGCTCAAGTCAGACATTGCCAACATTTTGGACTGGATGTTGAATCAAGACTTCACCACGGCCTACAGAA ATATTATGGACTTGAAAACTCTGAAGGGGTTGGCACTACATGATATCCTGACAGAGATACACTTGTTTGTGCATAGAG ttgACTTTCCATCTTCAGTTCGAATACATTTATTGACTAAAATGGCAGACATTGA GTACAGACTTTCTGTTGGCACCAATGAGAAGATTCAGCTGAGTTCCCTCATTGCCGCTTTTCAAGTCACCAGAGACCTGATTGTCACAGAGGCCTAG